From the Saccharomonospora marina XMU15 genome, the window CCAACGACATGCTGGCCGGGGCAGAGCCCGCCAAGTGCGCCGGTGTGCTGGCCGAGGCGGTGGCCTGCGACGAGCAGGCCGTCGTGCTCGGCATCGGGGTGAACGTGTCGCCGATGCGCGAGCCGGTGCGGCCGGGGCCGGGCGCGCTGCGCGCGACCTCGCTCGCCGAGGAGGGCGCATCCACCTCCGACCGCACCGAGGTGGCCCGGCTGCTGCTGGGCCACCTGCACGAACGCGAACAGCGTTGGCGGGCCGCCTGCGGCGATCTGCGGGCAGCCGGGCTGCTTGAGGAGTACCGGTCGCGCTGCGCGACGCTGGGGATGCAGGTGAAGGTCCTCGTGGCGGGTGGCTCGGCCAAGATCGGCGAGGCGCTCGACGTGGACTCCGACGCGGCACTCATCGTCCGGACCGCAGACGGGCAGCGCCACACGATCTTCGCAGGTGATGTCGTCCATCTACGGCCGAGCCACGCCTGAACCCGGCGACGACGCGGTACGGTGACTGCCACGCCGAACATGAGCCCTCGGGGGTGTCGAAGGTGCCTTATCCAGACGATTTGCTCAGTGAGGGTGAGCACGTCGTAACGCACAAGCATCCGCACTTCAAGATGTTGATCCTGCCGGTGCTGGTGCTGGCGGGAACGCTGGGAGCCGGGGTGTGGCTCGCGCTGTGGGCCCGCGGTCTGGACGCGCCGTGGGACATGGTCACGCTCATCGCGGTCGGTGCGGTGGCTGTGTTGCTGGTGGTGTGGTTGTTCCTCGTGCCGTTCGTGCGCTGGCGCACCACGCACTTCATCGTCACCACCGACCGTGTGATCGCGCGCGAGGGCGTTGTCAAGCGCACCGGCATCGACATTCCCATGGCCAGGATCAACAGCGTTCGTTTCGAGCACGGGCTCGTCGATCGGGTTTTCGGCTGCGGCACCCTGATCATCGAATCCGCCTCGGAGGAGCCGCTGACCTTCGACGACATTCCCGGTGTCGAGAAGGTGCACACGATGATCTACCGGCAGGTCAACGACAACCCCTACGACGACTTCGACGCGGGCACCGGTAGGCAGGAGCGTCATGGGCACGCGTGAGCTCGGGTTGCCCGAGCGGGTCGGACCGCTACCGGGCATGCCCCCTCGGGTCACCATCTGGGAGGTCGGGCCTCGGGACGGCCTGCAGAACGAGGCAACCACCGTGCCCGTCGAGGTGAAGCTGGAGTTCCTCGATCGGCTCGCCGCCGCGGGACTCACGACACTGGAGGCCACGAGCTTCGTCCATCCGAAATGGGTTCCGCAGCTGGCCGACGCCGAGGAACTGCTCGAGCGGCTGCGGCCGGTGGCCGGGGTCCGCTATCCGGTGCTGGTGCCCAACGAGCGGGGACTGGACCGTGCGCTCGCCGCGGGCGTGCGCCACATCGCGGTGTTCGCCAGCGCCACGCAGGCCTTTGCCGAGCGCAACCTCAATCGCGGCTTCGACGAGCAGTTCGCGATGTTCGAGCCGGTCGTGTCGCGGGCGAGACGCGAGGGCGTCGAGGTGCGCGGCTACCTGTCGATGTGTTTCGGCGACCCGTGGGAGGGCGTGGTCGATCCCGCGCAGGTGGTTCGTGCGGGCCGGAACCTGCTCGACCTCGGCTGCACGCAACTGTCGCTCGGCGACACCATCGGCGTCGCGACCCCCGCCGGGGTCGAACGGTTGGTCACGGCTTTCACCTCGGCGGGAACCGCCGTCGCCGAACTCGCCGTGCACTTTCACGACACCTACGGTCAGGCGCTGGCCAACACCCTCGCGGCGCTGCGACTCGGTGTGTCTACTGTGGATTCCTCGGCGGGTGGGTTGGGAGGCTGCCCCTACGCGGAGTCGGCCACGGGCAACCTCGCCACCGAAGACCTGGTGTGGTTGCTCGACGGGCTCGGGATCGACCACGGTGTCGAGCTGGACGCGCTCGTCGCGACCAGCACGTGGCTGGCACAGCGGCTCGGCAGGCCGAGTCCGTCACGGGTGGTGCGAGCGCTCGGCGGTTGAGGCGGGTTCATGCGCTTCGCGGGGAGCCGACGGCTCACTCCTCGGCAAGGACGCTTTCGTCCACCAGACCGCGCAGCCGCTCATTGGCCTGCTCGAGCACCGCGATCGTGATGTCGCGCTGCTGCGCGCTCACCCCTCCCATTGCCTGCTCGGCGAGTTCGGACCACGCGCGTTCGATGCTCGGGATCAGCTTGTGCCCGGCCGCCGTGACCACGATGCGTACCTGCCGCCGATCCGTCGCCACCGGTTCACGGCGAAACCACCCGCCGCTCTCCAGCCGAGCGAGGCTGCGGGTCGCGGTCGGCGGTTCGATACCCACCCGTGCCGCCAGTTCCGAGACCGTCATGCCTTCTGGCTGCTGGGCCAGCAGCCACAGCAGCACGTCCTGCCCCGGGTGCAGGCCGAGTTCCGCGAGTTTGCGCGCCTTCGCGGCGCGGTAAAGCTTGCTCGTCTTGTTCAGCGCCCGGTTGATGCGCATTGAATCGCTTGCGTCCACGGCCGCCATCCTATAGTTGTATAGTCGGCTAATAGATGTCCGGCTAACTATCAGGCGGGGGAGCAATGGATCTCGGGATCGACGGTCGAGTGGTGCTGGTCACCGGGGCGTCCGGCGCCATCGGCGGCGCCGTTTCGAAGACGTTCGCGGCCGAGGGCGCGAGGGTGGCCGCGGGCTGGCACGGCAACGAGGCGGGGGCGCGCAGCCTGATCGACTCGATCACACAGTCAGGCGGCAAGGCCATGGCGGTACGGATCGACCAGCGCGACCAGGAGTCGGTAGCGGCCGCGGTAGGCCAGGTGGAACGCGAGTTCGGCGAGGTCGCGATCCTGGTCGCGAACGCGGTTTCCTGGCCGACGACGATGACCGACACCTGGGAGAGCCTGACCGACGGCCTCACCGCGAACGCGGCAGGGACGATGGCCGTGATCGAGGCCGTGCTTCCCGGCATGCGGCAGGCGGGCTGGGGCAGGGTGGTGCTGATCTCGACCGACATCGTCGAGCAGCCGATGGCCGCGGGGGTGGCCTACCCCGCCGCCAAGGGCGCGCTGGAGACGGCCACCAAGGTGCTGGCGGTCAGGGAAGCCCGGCACGGCATTCTCACCAACGTCGTGCGACCGGGCTTCACCCTGACCGAGCGGGCGCTGACCACCCCCGGATTCGGGCAGGAGGCTGTCGACGCCGAGGCGGCGAAGACGCCGACGCGCCGCATCTGCACGCCGCGAGACGTCGCCTCAGCGGTCGCGTATTTCGGTTCGGCCGCGAACGGGCACGCCAACGGCGAGGTCCTCTCCGTGGCGGGCGGTCGGCACCTGACGCGCTGAAGACGTGATGCGTGGTGTCGGCTGACGATCGCCGGGCCGGCACGGTCGGCATCGTGCGGCTCACCCGTGCCGACCGGACCTTCGTCATCACCCCGGCTGTACTCGTGGCGCTGGCGTCGGGGAAGTCGCCACCGGCTATCACTGGCTCAGCTCCACGCGGCGCGAGGTGAAGGACCGGCGAGACCTGCTTACCCTCACCGCCTTTGCCGCCATCGGAAATCGACAGGCTCCAGGCGCGCCCGGCGCGGCGCGCATGGAGGAGGGCGCCACCGCGGCAGGCTGTGAATTCAGCTTCGGCGTTCGCTACCGCACCCGGACCGGAAGTCGGCGACGGGCGGCTGATCCACTACGAGATGCACCGCGTCGAGGACGGCAACCGTTTCGAAGCCATCGCCGGGTGTGTTGCCACCGCCGTCGCGGACCTGCGACGCCGTAGGGCAGGCGCAGACACCGGCGATCGCCTACGCCACCGGCAACAGCGATCCGGCGCTCGGGCTCTACCGCGATCTCGGTGAGCTCGTCGGCAGTGTCTCCTGGCATCCGCGCCACGTCGACTCCCGGCTGCTACGGCACGTCATGGACCACACTCACCCTCCGGCGGAGGGCAGCTGCTGAAGTTGTCGCGCCCGCCTGGCTACCGCACCGATCGCCTCCCGACCTTGCCGCGGGGCGGACCGCAGACCCGCGGCGGCCGCATCACGTGATCACAACGACTGCGGTTGCGAACGGAACCGAGGGGGAAGAAGCTGCGTCAAAGACCATCGCCGACTGCTGTACACGACCTTCGGACGTCGGGAGAGCGCCGTGACCGAGTATCGCGCGCAGGTGGACGAGTTGCTCGCCGACTATCACCGCAGCAGGGAGCAACTGAGCACGGTGCAACGTGACCTCGCCGCGGTCACCGCCTCGGTGAGCAGCGACGACGGGCTCGTCACAGCGGTCGTGGGTGCTCGTGGCGCGCTGACAGACCTGCTGATCGCCGACGACGCCTACGACCGGTACCGCCCCGCGGAGTTGGCGGCACAGATCGTGCGGCTGGCGGGGGAGGCGACAGTCAGGGCGTTCTCCCGCGCGGCGGATGTACTCGCCCCCGCGCTGCCTTCGGGCACCGACCCGCAGGCGCTGCTACTCGGTACGGCCGATCTCACCGAGGACGACATCGCCGAGGACGGCCCGCAGGAAGAGGACGAGGCCAGTTTCGAGGATCAGAACTGGCTCGACGACGGCGAATGGTCGGGATCGCGATGAACGGTGGTGCGGCGGGTTTCGGGGTCGATCCTCAGCGGCTGCTGTCGCACGCGGCCGAGCTGGACGCGCTGTCGGAAAGGGCACGCCTGCTGGTGGCCGAACTGCGCGACGCGCTGAGCGAGTCGGGGCAGCCGTGGGGGGCTGACGAGGTCGGGCGCAGCTTCTCCCTGGCTCACGCCGGGCCCGCCGACGAGGTGCTGCGCTCGCTCGAGGCGTTGCCAGGCAGGCTCGGTGACGTCGCGGCGAGCTTCTCCCAAGCCGCTTCGGCCTACCGGGGCGCCGACGAGGAAGCGGCGGACGGCATCGGTGGCATCGGGTCGGTCGGCTAGGGAGCGAGCATGGGTATCGAACTACCCCCGGAACTCGCGGACATCGCCGCCGAGACGGGTACCGCGTGGCCGCAGGCGGACGAGGAGGCCATGCGTGGGCAGGCCGCGGCATGGCGACGGGCGGCGCACGACCTCACAGCGCTGGCCGGTGAGGCCGACTCGGCGGCGGGAAACGCGCTCGACGCGATGTCAGGGCCTGCCGAGGAAGCGGCCCGCCGCAGCTGGTCCGCCGTGGTGTCGGCCGAAAGCGGCGGCATGACGCAGGCTGCGACGGGTGCCAACCACGCCGCCGATCGCCTCGAGCACGCCGCTGAGCAGGTGGGCAAGGCCAAGGCGGACATCGTGCGGCAGCTGGTGGCCGCGGCGAAAAACCGTGACGCGGCGCTGGCGGCCGCGCAGGCCGGGCATCCGGGTGCACTGGCGGCGCTCGACACCACCCTGCGCGGCACGGCCGTCAACCTCGGTGCCGTCACCACCGGTCTCGCCGACGCGGTGGGACCGGGCGGGGGTGAACCGCTCGGCGCCGCCACCGAACTCGTGGCGCCCAACCCCGGCGCGCACACCGCGGGCGGCCAGTCGGGACTGCTGGCCGCCGCGACCGGACTGCCAGCCGACGTGGTCGAGGAGGCACTCGGCCCGCCGGAGGGGCAGCGTGCCTCAGGCACTGTCGAGGTGGAGCAACCGCTTACGGTGGGCGAGCTGGAGGATTCGGCGCGCTCCCTCGACCTCGCCGAGCCGGTCGCGGTTGCCGAGAGTGCGGTTGCCGAGAGCATCGAACCGGGGCAGCCGCCGCCGGAGTCGGACCCGCTGCCGCACGTGTGGCGTGGCAGGGAGGCGCTCGACGGGCCCGCTGCTGGGTCCGCTACCGGGCCCGACGACACCGGCCCCATCGCCATCACGCACGCGAGGACGCCACCGAGCGGGCAGCCCGCCGTGGCTGCCGGATTCGCCGAGGCGCCGACACCGCCCAGCGGCACCTCGCTCGCGCCGCCACCGGCCGTGCAGTCGCACGGGCAGACGCACCTTGCCGGGTTCACCTCGAGCCCGGCCGCCGCGCCACCGGTTCCGGGGCAGTTCGCGCCGCAGCCGCCCGTGCCCGCGGCCCAGCCGTTCGCCGCGCCCGGCTACGCGGCCCAGCAGTTCGGCCCCGGTGCCGTGCCCTACGGTCCCGTCGCCGGTGCTTCCCCCGTGCCAGGCGCACCCGCCGCGGCGCCACCCGCAGCGCCACCCGGGCACGCGGGCCAGCCGCCACGTGCAGCTGCGCCTCAGCCATTTCGGTGGGGGCCGCAACAGCAGCACCAGCAGCAGGTTCCGCCCCCCTCGCCCGAGCCCGCACGCCCTCAGCAACCGGCCGCGCAGCTTCCGGTGGGTGCCGCGAGGCAGGATCGACAAAGCGTCGTCGCCCTGTTTGCGGTGCATATGTTCCCGATCGGGCACCTTCCCGTGGCCACGGACAAACCGGCACGGCAGTTGCCGGTGCCTGCCGGCGAGTGCGACTACGCCGCCGGGCTTCGGTTTCCGCCGCACGACCATCCCCAATCCGACACCATCGACCCCACCGCCGCGCTCACCTCGCTGCGAGCGGGGATACGCCAGC encodes:
- a CDS encoding biotin--[acetyl-CoA-carboxylase] ligase, with the protein product MKRIDAARLRSALLRPVGPYAAIDVVASTGSTNADLRDAVVEGADDRTVLIAEEQTAGAGRRGRTWVSPPGAGVYLSVLLRPGEVPLPALGSLAAVAGLALVDTARELGVDAVLKWPNDMLAGAEPAKCAGVLAEAVACDEQAVVLGIGVNVSPMREPVRPGPGALRATSLAEEGASTSDRTEVARLLLGHLHEREQRWRAACGDLRAAGLLEEYRSRCATLGMQVKVLVAGGSAKIGEALDVDSDAALIVRTADGQRHTIFAGDVVHLRPSHA
- a CDS encoding PH domain-containing protein → MPYPDDLLSEGEHVVTHKHPHFKMLILPVLVLAGTLGAGVWLALWARGLDAPWDMVTLIAVGAVAVLLVVWLFLVPFVRWRTTHFIVTTDRVIAREGVVKRTGIDIPMARINSVRFEHGLVDRVFGCGTLIIESASEEPLTFDDIPGVEKVHTMIYRQVNDNPYDDFDAGTGRQERHGHA
- a CDS encoding hydroxymethylglutaryl-CoA lyase — encoded protein: MGTRELGLPERVGPLPGMPPRVTIWEVGPRDGLQNEATTVPVEVKLEFLDRLAAAGLTTLEATSFVHPKWVPQLADAEELLERLRPVAGVRYPVLVPNERGLDRALAAGVRHIAVFASATQAFAERNLNRGFDEQFAMFEPVVSRARREGVEVRGYLSMCFGDPWEGVVDPAQVVRAGRNLLDLGCTQLSLGDTIGVATPAGVERLVTAFTSAGTAVAELAVHFHDTYGQALANTLAALRLGVSTVDSSAGGLGGCPYAESATGNLATEDLVWLLDGLGIDHGVELDALVATSTWLAQRLGRPSPSRVVRALGG
- a CDS encoding MarR family winged helix-turn-helix transcriptional regulator, which encodes MAAVDASDSMRINRALNKTSKLYRAAKARKLAELGLHPGQDVLLWLLAQQPEGMTVSELAARVGIEPPTATRSLARLESGGWFRREPVATDRRQVRIVVTAAGHKLIPSIERAWSELAEQAMGGVSAQQRDITIAVLEQANERLRGLVDESVLAEE
- a CDS encoding SDR family NAD(P)-dependent oxidoreductase, translating into MDLGIDGRVVLVTGASGAIGGAVSKTFAAEGARVAAGWHGNEAGARSLIDSITQSGGKAMAVRIDQRDQESVAAAVGQVEREFGEVAILVANAVSWPTTMTDTWESLTDGLTANAAGTMAVIEAVLPGMRQAGWGRVVLISTDIVEQPMAAGVAYPAAKGALETATKVLAVREARHGILTNVVRPGFTLTERALTTPGFGQEAVDAEAAKTPTRRICTPRDVASAVAYFGSAANGHANGEVLSVAGGRHLTR
- a CDS encoding YbaB/EbfC family nucleoid-associated protein gives rise to the protein MTEYRAQVDELLADYHRSREQLSTVQRDLAAVTASVSSDDGLVTAVVGARGALTDLLIADDAYDRYRPAELAAQIVRLAGEATVRAFSRAADVLAPALPSGTDPQALLLGTADLTEDDIAEDGPQEEDEASFEDQNWLDDGEWSGSR
- a CDS encoding glycohydrolase toxin TNT-related protein (This protein contains a domain related to Tuberculosis Necrotizing Toxin, which is the C-terminal effector domain of outer membrane channel protein CpnT, and which has a lethal NAD+-glycohydrolase activity.); protein product: MGIELPPELADIAAETGTAWPQADEEAMRGQAAAWRRAAHDLTALAGEADSAAGNALDAMSGPAEEAARRSWSAVVSAESGGMTQAATGANHAADRLEHAAEQVGKAKADIVRQLVAAAKNRDAALAAAQAGHPGALAALDTTLRGTAVNLGAVTTGLADAVGPGGGEPLGAATELVAPNPGAHTAGGQSGLLAAATGLPADVVEEALGPPEGQRASGTVEVEQPLTVGELEDSARSLDLAEPVAVAESAVAESIEPGQPPPESDPLPHVWRGREALDGPAAGSATGPDDTGPIAITHARTPPSGQPAVAAGFAEAPTPPSGTSLAPPPAVQSHGQTHLAGFTSSPAAAPPVPGQFAPQPPVPAAQPFAAPGYAAQQFGPGAVPYGPVAGASPVPGAPAAAPPAAPPGHAGQPPRAAAPQPFRWGPQQQHQQQVPPPSPEPARPQQPAAQLPVGAARQDRQSVVALFAVHMFPIGHLPVATDKPARQLPVPAGECDYAAGLRFPPHDHPQSDTIDPTAALTSLRAGIRQPAPPPAEVLPRPPAVLSEGLDPLGGMNEREWDRRYVVHAGQRAEFAWPPGERYPEGGCEPGEPVLLPPDTVLDRFGTALGRVFAEDGTPFAQRSLPPALLDAGYRRYRVLSELPVWRAVSAPWFGQPGGGVRYRSVYSAAELVTLGYLADVTFEERP